The following proteins come from a genomic window of Iamia sp. SCSIO 61187:
- a CDS encoding chorismate-binding protein encodes MAAVAPLAVVGDRVLFDLVEVTSDLAALDAPRRGTWAVVLATDTEPVCARFARSRPARLWPGRPWPGVAGGPEAWTSSLDGPAYRRGVGVIREAIAAGDVYQVNLTRRLSAPLPPDADVAALGAALAVGNPAPFSAVVRLPALGVHVASASPERFLERDGDRVWSSPIKGTAAAEDAFLAKDRAENVMIVDLVRNDLGRVSEWGSVTVPALCAVEHHPGLVHLVSTVEGRLRPGVGWAEAVAATFPPGSVTGAPKIAALGVIDALEPVPRGPYCGAVGWVAGGGQRGALNVAIRTFWFADGGIHFGTGGGITWDSDPDGEWAETELKAARLVGLASAAPRARLGP; translated from the coding sequence ATGGCCGCGGTCGCTCCCCTCGCCGTGGTCGGCGACCGGGTGCTGTTCGACCTGGTCGAGGTCACCTCCGACCTGGCCGCCCTCGACGCCCCCCGGCGGGGGACGTGGGCGGTCGTGCTGGCCACCGACACCGAGCCGGTGTGCGCCCGCTTCGCCCGCTCCCGCCCCGCCCGCCTGTGGCCGGGACGGCCGTGGCCCGGCGTCGCGGGGGGCCCGGAGGCGTGGACGTCGTCGCTCGACGGGCCCGCCTACCGGCGCGGCGTGGGCGTCATCCGGGAGGCCATCGCCGCCGGCGACGTGTACCAGGTGAACCTGACCCGACGGCTGTCGGCCCCCCTGCCGCCCGACGCCGACGTGGCCGCCCTCGGCGCCGCCCTCGCCGTGGGCAACCCGGCGCCGTTCAGCGCCGTGGTGCGGCTCCCGGCGCTCGGCGTCCACGTGGCCTCGGCCAGCCCGGAGCGGTTCCTCGAGCGCGACGGCGACCGGGTGTGGTCGTCGCCGATCAAGGGCACCGCTGCCGCCGAGGACGCCTTCCTCGCCAAGGACCGGGCCGAGAACGTGATGATCGTCGACCTGGTCCGCAACGACCTGGGGCGGGTCTCGGAGTGGGGGTCGGTCACCGTGCCCGCCCTGTGCGCCGTCGAGCACCACCCGGGCCTCGTGCACCTGGTGTCGACCGTGGAGGGCCGGCTGCGACCGGGGGTGGGGTGGGCCGAGGCGGTGGCGGCCACGTTCCCGCCCGGGTCGGTCACCGGCGCGCCCAAGATCGCCGCCCTCGGCGTGATCGACGCCCTCGAGCCGGTGCCCCGCGGCCCCTACTGCGGGGCGGTGGGCTGGGTGGCCGGCGGCGGGCAGCGGGGGGCGCTCAACGTCGCCATCCGCACGTTCTGGTTCGCCGACGGCGGGATCCACTTCGGCACCGGCGGGGGGATCACGTGGGACTCCGACCCCGACGGCGAGTGGGCCGAGACCGAGCTCAAGGCGGCGCGCCTCGTGGGACTGGCCAGCGCCGCCCCGCGTGCCAGGCTCGGCCCGTGA
- a CDS encoding acyl-CoA dehydrogenase family protein produces MHIEFTDEQEQLRKVVRDFAERAIAPHAEAWDRDHTFPVDVVREMGEMGLFGIPFPEEYGGGGADLTTLCIAIEELGRVDQSVAITLEAGVGLGANPIYRFGTEEQKQRWLPDLCAGRALGGFGLTEPEAGSDAGGTRTRAVLDEATGEWVINGEKAFITNSGTPITSITTVTARTDPPGSTGKPEISAIVVPAGTPGLTVAPPYRKMGWHASDTHGLAFQDLRVPEDHLLGERGRGFANFLSILDEGRIAIAALAVGVIQGCLDESVAYAQERQAFGRPIGSYQATAFRCADLAVMAETARLLTYQAAWLHDTGRPYGQAAAMAKLHATEAAVTATRHATQVFGGYGFMDETLVSRHYRDSKILEIGEGTSEVQRLVISRGLGLPVER; encoded by the coding sequence GTGCACATCGAGTTCACCGACGAGCAGGAGCAGCTCCGCAAGGTCGTGCGGGACTTCGCCGAGCGGGCCATCGCCCCCCACGCCGAGGCGTGGGACCGGGACCACACCTTCCCGGTCGACGTCGTGCGGGAGATGGGCGAGATGGGCCTCTTCGGCATCCCGTTCCCCGAGGAGTACGGGGGCGGCGGCGCCGACCTCACCACGTTGTGCATCGCCATCGAGGAGCTGGGCCGGGTCGACCAGTCGGTGGCCATCACCCTCGAGGCCGGCGTCGGCCTGGGCGCCAACCCGATCTACCGGTTCGGCACCGAGGAGCAGAAGCAGCGCTGGCTGCCCGACCTGTGCGCCGGGCGGGCCCTCGGCGGCTTCGGGCTCACCGAGCCGGAGGCGGGCAGCGACGCCGGCGGCACCCGCACCCGGGCCGTCCTCGACGAGGCGACGGGCGAGTGGGTGATCAACGGCGAGAAGGCGTTCATCACCAACTCGGGCACGCCGATCACGTCGATCACCACGGTCACGGCCCGCACCGACCCGCCGGGGAGCACCGGAAAGCCCGAGATCAGCGCCATCGTCGTCCCCGCCGGCACCCCCGGGCTGACCGTCGCCCCGCCCTACCGGAAGATGGGCTGGCACGCCTCCGACACCCACGGCCTGGCCTTCCAGGACCTCCGCGTCCCCGAGGACCACCTGCTGGGCGAGCGGGGCCGGGGCTTCGCCAACTTCCTGTCGATCCTCGACGAGGGCCGCATCGCCATCGCCGCCCTGGCCGTCGGCGTCATCCAGGGCTGCCTCGACGAGTCGGTCGCCTACGCCCAGGAGCGCCAGGCCTTCGGCCGGCCCATCGGCTCCTACCAGGCCACCGCCTTCCGCTGCGCCGACCTGGCGGTGATGGCCGAGACGGCCCGGCTGCTGACCTACCAGGCCGCCTGGCTCCACGACACCGGCCGCCCCTACGGCCAGGCCGCGGCGATGGCCAAGCTCCACGCCACCGAGGCCGCCGTCACCGCCACCCGCCACGCCACCCAGGTCTTCGGTGGCTACGGGTTCATGGACGAGACGCTGGTCAGCCGGCACTACCGGGACAGCAAGATCCTGGAGATCGGCGAGGGCACCAGCGAGGTCCAGCGCCTGGTCATCAGCCGCGGCCTCGGCCTGCCCGTCGAGCGCTGA
- a CDS encoding LCP family protein, translating into MGRRRGETKPRRTWPQRLVILVNSLALVAATVTAGAIAYSNDRVAQIQRNVFDRGVLATDTLEPGDAQNYLLVGVDDGSGAAGTASAARDLGTKLTDTIMILRVDPAATSAAVLSFPRDLLVDIPGHTSRSRINSAFETGGPDLLVQTIDANFGIPVHHYLEIDFAGFQELVDIVDGVPIWFPHPVRSAGGSETGDATVELDIPTAGCWVLGPRQALGFARVRKDYQVQDAEGDWHTDLGGDYSRVERQQLFIQLALQQAISKGARNVNTLRRLVNLGIGSVTIDDGLEPDALVELSRSFRSFSPTDLVTHTLPVDEAPPGGPAYLYLREEEAEPTFALFRGGDPSMAVPIPVGDVAVQVRNGTGTPNQARDVTAALNAVGFTTLVPGVDTPVGFPTVVQYGPGSETQARVVASWVEGGVVYQPTDLGEGVDVVLITGQGWGGVRSAAVPFEEVPAPAGAAAPETTTTTTPGDEAPATTAPATTAPGDDVAGGNVDDPDDPAFYRATAPPPEADCQPTP; encoded by the coding sequence GTGGGACGACGTCGGGGGGAGACCAAGCCGCGCCGGACGTGGCCCCAGCGGCTGGTCATCCTGGTCAACAGCCTGGCCCTGGTGGCGGCGACGGTGACCGCAGGGGCCATCGCCTACTCCAACGATCGCGTCGCCCAGATCCAGCGCAACGTCTTCGACCGGGGGGTCCTCGCCACCGACACCCTGGAGCCCGGCGACGCCCAGAACTACCTGCTCGTCGGGGTCGACGACGGGAGCGGCGCGGCGGGCACGGCGTCGGCGGCCCGGGACCTCGGCACCAAGCTGACGGACACGATCATGATCCTGCGGGTCGACCCCGCCGCCACCAGCGCCGCGGTCCTGTCGTTCCCCCGCGACCTGCTGGTCGACATCCCCGGCCACACCAGCCGGTCGCGCATCAACTCGGCGTTCGAGACCGGTGGGCCCGACCTTCTGGTGCAGACGATCGACGCCAACTTCGGCATCCCGGTCCACCACTACCTGGAGATCGACTTCGCCGGCTTCCAGGAGCTGGTCGACATCGTCGACGGGGTGCCCATCTGGTTCCCCCACCCGGTGCGCAGCGCCGGCGGCAGCGAGACCGGCGACGCCACCGTGGAGCTCGACATCCCGACCGCGGGCTGCTGGGTGCTCGGTCCCCGCCAGGCCCTCGGCTTCGCCCGGGTCCGCAAGGACTACCAGGTGCAAGACGCCGAGGGGGACTGGCACACCGACCTCGGCGGTGACTACTCACGGGTCGAGCGCCAGCAGCTGTTCATCCAACTGGCGCTGCAGCAGGCGATATCCAAGGGTGCCCGCAACGTCAACACGCTGCGCCGGCTGGTGAACCTGGGCATCGGCAGCGTCACCATCGACGACGGCCTCGAGCCCGACGCCCTGGTCGAGCTGAGCCGCAGCTTCCGGAGCTTCTCGCCGACCGACCTGGTGACCCACACCCTGCCCGTCGACGAGGCCCCGCCGGGCGGCCCCGCCTACCTGTACCTGCGGGAGGAGGAGGCGGAGCCGACCTTCGCCCTGTTCCGCGGGGGCGACCCCTCGATGGCGGTGCCCATCCCCGTGGGCGACGTCGCCGTGCAGGTCCGCAACGGGACGGGCACGCCCAACCAGGCCCGCGACGTCACCGCCGCCCTGAACGCCGTCGGCTTCACCACCCTCGTGCCCGGCGTCGACACCCCCGTCGGCTTCCCGACCGTGGTCCAGTACGGCCCGGGGTCCGAGACCCAGGCCCGGGTCGTGGCCTCCTGGGTCGAGGGCGGGGTCGTCTACCAGCCGACGGACCTGGGCGAGGGGGTCGACGTCGTCCTCATCACCGGCCAGGGCTGGGGCGGCGTGCGGTCCGCAGCCGTGCCGTTCGAGGAGGTGCCGGCGCCCGCCGGCGCGGCCGCGCCCGAGACGACCACCACGACGACCCCGGGGGACGAGGCGCCGGCGACGACCGCCCCGGCGACGACCGCCCCGGGCGACGACGTGGCCGGCGGGAACGTCGACGACCCCGACGACCCGGCCTTCTACCGGGCCACCGCCCCGCCCCCCGAGGCCGACTGCCAGCCCACCCCCTGA